From the genome of Perca fluviatilis chromosome 8, GENO_Pfluv_1.0, whole genome shotgun sequence:
GGCTTGTTCCATTTCCGTGGCTCAGATATGATAAAAAGGCACTGCATTTACTGCATGTAAAGAGTGAGGCCAAGGCATGGCTGGGAACAGTGCTTTAGCTGTCGGATCATCAACGTTCCGAATTGAAACGTTAAAAAAGCTAAATTTCCCCCCTCCCTGCAGTGTTTCAGGGCCAGGCAGCGGCAAACTGAAGCagtaagaattttttttaacactactTATAATATAGCCAAAGAAGAGCTACCTTTTACTAAGTTTTAGTCCCAAATCATCCTAACTTTTTCAGGATATTTTTTATACAATTGAAGTTATTGCAATTTCATGTTTGTGCTGTGATTTAAATAAAGAATAGACATGTATCTGCACCTTTATTACCGTTTACAATCATTGTTAAGAAATAACCAATGTGTATAGTGACTGAAAAAAACGCTTAAAACGTATggaatataaaatgttttgggtgcacctaaattatGTGCTggtgcaccagtgcaaccaatgTAAAaggttagtctggagccctgatgcAGTTAGCTACAATTGGTAATCCAGGGAGCTAATTTCTGAGTTTACTTTCAGTTGGACGGTTGAGTGTTTGAAAGGATTTGTGTAAAATGTAGGTCTAACGGGAAAGTCCTAAAAAGTGTGTGCcatgaaatacagtatgttgttttAAAGGTGTCCACCTTGCCGAATCATGAAAAGTTAGCATGACCCATAGTCAGAACGGCCATAACTTTGAATCAGATCTAGGCTGAAATACAATGGAATTAATGAGCACTAATTTAGAGCTGTGATTAACTGTCAAATAAAAGATTTGAGTCTGAAACAAGAATTGTCCGTGGCCTTGGTATTCATGTCTTACAGCTGGAACACACCGAGAAGTTAAGTGTcgctgaagttttttttttttttttttttttttttttttttttttttttttttttttttttttttttttttttttttttttctctctctctctctctctctctcaacctggttgttttattttgaaatgtgttttattttggtaaaacATCTGGCTGCACCGTGGTCTTCCTGTATGTAATTACCTGCCCGGCTTGACACCTGCGCTCGCGTTTCGGGgcaagaaatagaggagacgcAGACACTATCGCTGCAGCGCGCAGGCCTACGCGGATGGATGCTACGCGCCCGGTGTggattggataacatgggcggcaaaataaaaatagcttACGCGTGCGGTGTGTTCCAGCTGTTCTACTACTTAAACTTACTCACCTGGACCTGGGCTAGTGCAAAAAGTTGTCTACTCTGGCGAAGGAGCAGGAACCAGACCGGACTCGGGCCATGAGCTGAACACACTCTGTGGCCTGGCCGAGCGCTAACATCAGTGGAGGCTGCTTAGGCAGATTTTGGGACTCTGGAGCAGAAAAAACACAGGAAGCCAGGGGTGCAACACATGAGTCACAATGGATCCAATTGTGTGTGCTGGGTATGAAAGACTCAAATATCTAAGGCAGGGACAACGTCAAGCGGTTGCTTTCTTTTTGCCACATGGATGTTACATTGTCATgatgttacagtaaaaaaaaaaaatattgcagtaaTAGTTTGAATACATATGTATCAGTGTAACACacagtatgtgtctgtgtttgctcTTTACCCAGTATGGCGCTGTTGAGTGCGGAGCAGAGAGATTCTCTCTGTGTAGGGTCTAACTGTTGGCCCACGGGGCAGTTCCACGGGTCCGAGTACGCTAGCAGGCTGAATGCATcctacacagacaaacaaaaaaaatatgaatgcatTCTGCAGCTACCTAGGTTGGGCTTATAATGTGTCATTTGGCACCAAGTCTACCTTTCCTACATGTATCCATACATTTCTGAGGGCAAATGTTCGATGAATGACAAGATTGTCCTCAGTGCTTCCTAAATAAATGTCATTTCAATACAgtacacataatatatatatatatatatatatatatatatatccacacCAGCTGCGATCAGGAGCAGAGTGGCTGTGCCAGGTCGTGACCGGGCCGTGCCGGCCCGCACGCTGCAGCCATTGTTTCGGGGGTCTCAGATAATCACATACAAGTAGGCCGCAGTGCAGCcggatactttacaaaataaaaccaggtttacacacacacacacacacacacacacacacacacacacacacacacacacacacacacacacacacacacacacacacacacacacacacacacacacacacacacacacacacacacacacacacgggaagagagagagtgagagtgagagtgagagagagagacgtgttGTAGAGTGGAGATGAGAAGGATCGCTTTGTGACCGGCGTGGAGAAATACGCGGCTGGTATAAACAGCCAATAGCACGATCGGGTACGAATCTGTGCTTTGCGACGCTTCGCTGGAGGTGTGTTCCCTGTGTAACACTCAATTTAGCAGTTTTTTACAGAATTTAGCCTCTTTCAGCTCTGTGTTTTGGTTCTCTCACTGTGCACGGACCGCATGTTTGAATCCCACGTGTCATCTAACATATCAAACCTAAACTGTATGCTTTTGGCCAATTTTGTTGTGATGCAGGTTTTGCTATAATGCAATTAGTACAAAATTCTTATGTTAGAAAAAGGTCTGTGTTTAACAAACAGACAAGCCCCCTTGGCAGAAGCTTTATCATTCCCATACAGTTTATAGTGTTTTTCCACAGACTATCTATTGTTCTTAGAGCGGCTGCTTATGAATCAGAGGACATAGCCTGCAGTGCAGAGTAATTTCGTCTTTCTCCGGTGCACCACAGAACTTACAGTTGGGACTCTATCTGCTTTATTACAGCACATCCTAAATCAAACATTGCTCAAATTCCTGCAGCGTGTACAGAATGCTGCGACCAAGATTTTAACTTGTGCCAACAGAAGAAATCTCTTCAGACCAGTTTTGGCATCACTATAATTTGTTATGGCACAGCTTTTTGTTGAAAGCAAAAAGTGTGTGCACGTGCAGATGTGTGCGTGTACCTGTAACATCTTCTTGTGTGTGGCATTTTTGCCATACTCGCGGCCCAGCTGTTCATTTAGCGCCTGCAGCTCCCGTCCAAAATGGATCATCCTCTCTGTGGCTGCTTGGTTGCCCCCACAGAGCTGTCTACCATTACTACAGCCCTCATCTGCTGgcaataaacacacagttaaTGGTAGACCGATAGAAACATCTTGCTGGAagttaaatgtaaaatataggGAAATATTAGGGAAAGGGAAAGGCGagctatacaaaaaaaacacaaaaaaatgtattgcataaaggaaagaaaaggtgAAACAAAAGCAAGAAATGCATTATGTTGCTTATATGCTACTAACCGGAGTATGCAGAGtttagagagtgtgtgtgtacctgcaacCCCATTGCCAATGCTGTTGTCGTCTGGCTGAAGGATCTCTTCGTGTTTGTATGTGCCATTCATGATCCGCGCTGAGGAGCCCTCAACAACCCCATTGGTATAGTGCTCTGCTTCGATCTCCATCTCACTgtcactaaacacacacacacacacacacacacacacacacacacacacacacacacacacacacacacacacacacacacacacaggcgttAAACTCAACTCAAAGGATGAAAAATAATATGAACATGTTAATATTTTATGCTGAAGGAGACTGGAAAAGAAACAGAACTGTCCTTCCAAGATGCTACCCTGTTGCTTCCTGTCATGACGATGTTGTTACATGTACACCATAAaatacccttctgccatctagtgtttcttctttttgtcgttTCACAGCAAATGAGTGGCGAGGAAGGAAGACAgcgctacagagcacacattctgatgggtcacagatttcagtgtaacaccggaaaagcctgtgttagtgagtatgcaggtaaaaggtagcaggagatttctttatataggcctaattgtattttacttttatttttgaagtTATCTGCTAAatctggggcagggccatcacagaaaaaaggaaatgactgaagaacaactaaaagctaaaagggaaaatgAAAGACAACGGACGAAACCCGAGTCACActcggtcgggctttcaacagatggagacaattacggggaTTGTAAATGACTGAAAACAGaccccgaattggccctcaggtatgtaatatgtctatttcattcatgaaATAACTTTAGATTGTGGTTTGTGAATGTGGTTCTAGGCTACGTCAGTAGCCGacattaaattacgtccccCTTATTTTTAGCGCGGACGTTTATTCCCTTCAGTCCgtctttgtgttggcctactattttcttttcctttgtccccctgtacctgtgtaatgtgtgttcatgaaatgcgctatataaaATCGAAAGTTATTAtgacgttggttgctacaacaaactcgtaatgctttggctcgtgacagtgacagtgataaaaCGTTACctggtttagctcacgatacatccaaagtaggctaagttaccatATGCAACACTTAAAATGCcacgtattctcttattgtaaattaataatTTTCTGTTCAAGCAACGCTAACTTGGTAATACATCACCTTAAAGAACAGACCTTTTACGACAGCAAGTGTAGTAAAAACACTactgcttttgtccaaaggggggcgctagaatcaacacaaactgaaagttacatatagccactttaaataaatcatttaaatgtaaccatatggccttagcaataaacaagccttttttttgataaaaggacacatctgttgtttttgGACAGATTACCTGGTTTCCTGGGTACTATTGGCGCTGTGTGGCTGGCTCTTCGTGGAGTCGGAGGAGTTGGACTCGGAGTAGTTGAcggaggaaggggaggaggaggtggaagaggaggcagaggaggacACACTGGGGTatttgatgctgctgctgcctgtgcCACTGTGGCTCTTTGACTTGTTGGGGGGAGTCACTCCGTTACTGCAGGTTGGGCTGTCTGCTTCTGTGTGGAGGGGTGACAGTAAAACACAGACTCATACTGTATCTCATTTCCTACAGTGATGGGAAAAATCACATTTCCATCTTTGTCAGGTTGTTGCTCTTGAGAAAAGGGCAGAAGTTTAGAGGAGATGAGCATGAAAAGCTCAAGGTGGGGTCTGACTTTAAATGCCTTGGAATCATTCTAGATTCAAATCTGTTGTTTAAAAAGCATGTTAAAAAAGGTGGCCAGTACCATCCAATTCAACCTTGCGAACTTTAGGCATATAAGACCATatctaacaacaacaacagaggcaGCCAACCTTCTACATATGATCTTCTCCTACATACAGTAACATACTGTTTTAATAGCTGGTCACAAGTAAGACTGACAACTAAACTGAAACCAATTGAGGTTCTTTACCCCCCTGACCGAAAGGCCAATTGCTTCCACCATTGCCAGAAATTACAAAAGTAAAATGTATCTAATATTGatagttttaaacattttgcagATGCTTGCCTCATGTTTAAGGTTTTACATGGGCTTGCATCACCCACACTGAGTCAGTTCATAATGCAGGATAGCAGGGCAACAAGGGCAACTACCCTCGGGGGGACAGTGTTGTACAATACAGGCACAACAAGTTTGGGCAAACAGTCTTCTTAGTCAGAGCCAACCACTACAAATTATACACAGAAGGCAAAGAGAACTAAATAAAAGCACACAACCCAACCACCCCTACCCCACCCTGGCTTAGTTGTAATCATATGCATACATACAGCAAAATATAACAGAACTTAGTCTGGTAAGACCTGCAAGTGTGCGAAATATGATAGAAAAGGCTGCCATACGCTTGTCAGTGTCTCCTCTCATTGTGTACTTCATTTTGTCAAACtttgagaaaaacaaaacatctttAAGCCACTGTGAAACTGAAGGAGTGTTTGGATACTTCCACTGTAAATTAATTCACGTTCATTGTTTTTACATATATCTGCTACTTTTGTAATGTACTTTATTGTATTGTGTTGTATCATACAGTGTACTGTAGTATGTAGAATCATGGATGACCCTGACCACCCTCTCCATTCCACACTGGTCCAACAGTGGAGCACTTTCTCGAAGAGCTTTGATGTCGCACGGgaaatgtgatgatgtggggctattttaattccaaaggccaagggaactttatcaggatgcatagtatcctggatccatgaaataactggcctttaaaaataaaaatctgcctgcctctatgggcatttaacataggggtgtgtatacagtactcatgccccctgtattttaaggaagaacatttatttatttacgatacattattcattcacaaaaaagaagaagaagaagaagaagtgtccttaaaggttggatttttcctaatttctttaattaaggcattaagatcaatttccaaaagatgattatttgttattcctctttttagtcaactttagaatgggttcataaacttatgagcaccactgtactttcttttcattcctctaagtgtatttttttatcaGGTGTTCTCTATTgtatcttcttttttctttcttatttattgtttctagtatatttcttgtagtttctgtatgtgtgtgaatgagtaTGTCCTTGTAAattgctgctgtaacacagtAATTTCCCAGTTTGggatcatccatccatccatccatccatccatccatccatccatccatccatccatccatcatatTAGGCCATTTGTAATAGCCTGCCCAAGGACGGCAGATGAAAATGAGCTCATTAGCTAAccctaaataaataattaataaagtgTACCTCcggtgtgcaggtgtgtgttgcTGGCTCCGTGGCGGGGGCTGAGGCTGGGTGAGCCAGGGTAACTGTCCTGGGACTTGGGGGAGCGAATAGTCAAGCAGCGAACCTCGCTGTCTGTACCGTTCACCATCTCCACGAACTGACGACACCTATAAAGCAACTTAGTGATGTTACTGGCATTTACTGGAAAACTACACTTTTAAGCAAAAGGAACAACTGGTTTCTCGTCAAAGCAAATTTAACATCCACAGCAGCATTAGTGACGGTAAACAATcattgccacacacacacacacacacacacacacacacacacacacacacacacacacacacacacacacacacacacacacacacacacacacacacacacacacacacacacacacacacacacacacacacacacacacacacacacacacacacacacacacacacagtacagcttCTTTTGTCCTGCATTCAATCTTAATTTTTAAAACAATCTGACTTACTTCAACATGAATAGTAGGTTGGGATTGTGTTCTAACAGGCCGGGATAAAGATGCTGAGTAGCATCTATGGCTTCGCCCACCCGACCCGCAAGCACCAGCTTCTGTATTCCTAttagacaaaagaaaaagaaacagggtGCTATTGCTATCTGATACCGATGCCTGGGCTTTGTGTATCGCTCGATACCcaataccgatccgataccgttgttgaattaataatacaCTGTACACCTTCCACCTAATaacttccttccaccatgtggaagagactaaaggcaccagactttcctaactaaacattaccttcctaactaagacaaaataacatagatgtaatgtactgaattcttatttatttgtacactCAACTCTTCCAGCATGCGACACACGTGAATGGATCggcccgtggatctgttaatttttccgatcccagatccagctattttgtcaatatcgggaCCGATATCTGATcttaatatcggatcggtgcacccctagtcCATATGTAATATCTGATATCAATAGCGGAAATGTATTATTCGATGATAAGAAAAGTTTGCTTGTAAAACCTAGTGAGTACAGGAAGTATTCCAGGGTTTTCCCCtcagaaaagttgtttagcctggtggcaagtgtctttttttccttttcttctgatggcagcattaatgtagagcccaatagtttctgtgataacagaatcatgga
Proteins encoded in this window:
- the ranbp10 gene encoding ran-binding protein 10; this translates as MAELGAGSLSLGDPAFNYQEHELNERLKRLYPAVNEEETPLPRSWSPKDKYSYIGLSQNNLRVHYKGHGKNHKDAASVRATHPIPAACGIYYFEVKIVSKGRDGYMGIGLSAQGVNMNRLPGWDKHSYGYHGDDGHSFCSSGTGQPYGPTFTTGDVIGCCVNLINNTCFYTKNGISLGVAFTDLPPNLYPTVGLQTPGEIVDANFGQQPFVFDIEDYMSEWRAKIHGMIARFPIGERLGEWQSVLQNMVSSYLVHHGYCATATAFARATETIIQEEQTSIKNRQRIQKLVLAGRVGEAIDATQHLYPGLLEHNPNLLFMLKCRQFVEMVNGTDSEVRCLTIRSPKSQDSYPGSPSLSPRHGASNTHLHTGEADSPTCSNGVTPPNKSKSHSGTGSSSIKYPSVSSSASSSTSSSPSSVNYSESNSSDSTKSQPHSANSTQETSDSEMEIEAEHYTNGVVEGSSARIMNGTYKHEEILQPDDNSIGNGVADEGCSNGRQLCGGNQAATERMIHFGRELQALNEQLGREYGKNATHKKMLQDAFSLLAYSDPWNCPVGQQLDPTQRESLCSALNSAILESQNLPKQPPLMLALGQATECVQLMARVRSGSCSFARVDNFLH